From the Deinococcus radiophilus genome, one window contains:
- a CDS encoding transposase has translation MHKQVSGERAHILSQRILDIPETLYQRRSLEASLHLFHSPGQKIKFSQAEGASPSALSRFFNVYDWDSDRCWDEMQDIQWRILLDVAHSKRRPRLRLSVDLTTLEKVGTQLPYVSVYNGRHGIHLVALFAEYGALQFSISYRVYQGKHTSTPVTLALDLLEGVRHLDFEFVVGVRSNRRTDHPGRVTVADCPHGGYVNLANWSLETLSLGRVDRGDREFFAVSSELLEGDEIVAEGAHRWGVESFFKEGKHQFGLAQFALRTARGLDRWILMVFLAFTLTMLHRSEGMTLKEAARLALYTLFPVVRLNHLLSQLQKEREFLLQHGYSLSYARCKL, from the coding sequence GTGCACAAACAGGTTTCAGGGGAGCGCGCCCATATTCTCTCACAGCGGATTCTGGACATTCCAGAGACGCTGTACCAACGGCGAAGCCTGGAGGCTTCGCTGCACCTTTTCCACAGTCCAGGCCAGAAGATCAAATTCAGCCAAGCTGAAGGAGCCAGCCCCAGTGCACTGAGTCGCTTCTTCAACGTCTATGACTGGGATTCAGACCGTTGCTGGGACGAAATGCAGGACATCCAGTGGCGCATTTTGTTGGACGTAGCTCACTCCAAACGCCGACCTCGGTTGCGGCTCAGTGTGGATCTGACCACGTTGGAAAAGGTGGGGACTCAGCTGCCCTATGTCAGCGTCTACAATGGCAGGCACGGTATCCATCTGGTCGCCTTGTTTGCCGAATATGGGGCACTTCAGTTCTCCATTTCCTACCGGGTGTACCAGGGCAAGCACACCAGCACGCCCGTCACTCTGGCGCTCGACCTACTGGAAGGCGTGCGGCACCTCGATTTCGAGTTTGTGGTGGGTGTGAGGAGCAACCGGCGCACGGACCATCCTGGGCGGGTGACGGTGGCGGACTGTCCGCATGGAGGCTATGTCAACCTTGCCAACTGGTCTCTGGAAACGCTGTCTCTGGGGAGAGTAGACCGTGGGGACCGTGAATTCTTCGCGGTGTCGTCTGAACTGTTGGAGGGGGACGAGATCGTTGCTGAGGGTGCGCATCGCTGGGGGGTGGAATCCTTTTTCAAGGAAGGTAAGCACCAGTTTGGGTTGGCGCAGTTCGCGCTGCGAACTGCCAGGGGTCTGGACCGCTGGATTCTGATGGTCTTTCTGGCCTTCACCCTGACCATGCTGCATCGCTCAGAAGGGATGACCTTGAAAGAGGCAGCACGCCTGGCCCTCTACACCCTGTTCCCCGTAGTCAGGCTCAACCATCTTCTGAGTCAGCTCCAAAAAGAACGAGAATTTCTTCTCCAGCACGGCTATTCGCTCAGCTACGCAAGGTGCAAGTTATGA
- a CDS encoding roadblock/LC7 domain-containing protein, giving the protein MPDTALTASYHTALNELTRLEQSQTGLQPGQLRAVLDTTLEQQGLSGRTLEADQLEVLLFPELDSRLENAIDTGVLSAEDRRAALRHISELLAAQQLEAMMPGGAAQQNASALDDLAEDDWEFGEDDFELDDPEYVSAPSLRRYDLSQSADQDRLITELGRVSGVQSVMVCRQNGEVVQSRSLNDLTKLGSVVAATVMLLRGRSLRLMSAQVGGTVVCVRPMGEHAVAVLADPGVNIGRLLSELGQLQEAV; this is encoded by the coding sequence ATGCCAGACACCGCACTGACCGCCAGCTACCATACCGCCCTGAACGAACTGACCCGCCTGGAGCAGTCGCAGACTGGCCTGCAGCCTGGACAGTTGCGAGCTGTGCTGGATACCACTCTGGAGCAGCAGGGCCTGAGTGGCCGGACGCTTGAAGCCGATCAGCTCGAAGTCCTGCTGTTTCCAGAGCTGGACAGCCGCCTAGAAAATGCCATAGACACTGGCGTACTTTCTGCCGAAGATCGCCGCGCTGCCCTACGCCATATTTCTGAACTGCTGGCCGCCCAGCAACTTGAGGCCATGATGCCTGGCGGCGCGGCTCAGCAGAATGCCAGTGCCCTGGACGATCTGGCCGAGGATGACTGGGAATTTGGCGAGGACGACTTTGAGCTGGATGATCCGGAATATGTTTCGGCACCGAGTCTGCGCCGCTATGACCTCAGCCAAAGTGCCGATCAGGACCGACTGATTACCGAGCTGGGCCGGGTCAGCGGAGTGCAGAGTGTGATGGTCTGTCGCCAGAATGGCGAGGTCGTCCAATCGCGCTCACTGAACGACCTGACCAAGCTGGGCAGCGTCGTGGCTGCGACCGTCATGCTGCTCCGGGGGCGTTCGCTGCGGCTGATGTCGGCCCAGGTCGGCGGCACCGTGGTCTGTGTACGCCCCATGGGTGAACACGCTGTGGCTGTCCTGGCCGACCCCGGCGTCAACATCGGACGTCTGCTCAGCGAACTGGGGCAACTGCAGGAAGCGGTCTGA
- a CDS encoding DUF4352 domain-containing protein, with translation MKLKLSPTEDATLEADGSQSIGVWNVSNVSWNATSNVGGEYGENADDGETFIIIDFTLKNTTNETQSYSSMLDQPQIILENGGLIDADTILSIQAGDQLIDGQIAPGLNRTGRYAFRVPSDQSENMQFQIQFTNGQRLVTEFAQ, from the coding sequence GTGAAACTGAAGTTGTCACCTACTGAGGACGCTACGTTAGAAGCAGATGGCAGCCAGAGTATCGGGGTATGGAATGTCAGCAACGTTAGTTGGAATGCAACGAGCAATGTAGGCGGTGAGTACGGTGAAAATGCAGACGATGGTGAAACATTTATCATTATTGACTTTACCTTGAAGAACACTACGAACGAGACCCAAAGCTATTCCTCTATGCTGGATCAGCCACAAATTATCCTTGAAAATGGTGGCTTGATTGATGCAGATACAATTTTGAGCATCCAAGCGGGTGATCAGCTGATAGATGGACAAATTGCACCAGGGTTGAATCGTACAGGACGCTACGCTTTCCGCGTCCCAAGTGACCAGTCAGAAAACATGCAGTTTCAAATCCAGTTCACTAATGGCCAGCGTTTAGTGACGGAGTTTGCACAATAA
- a CDS encoding SRPBCC family protein: protein MTKETSKTDFSEIDQNRLLSGAAGGALLMLGLGRRGVLGMGMAAVGGYLAYKAATGSDPVMEVAGLGSSSAAAKPIFVEHSVVIDRPAQDVYGYWRRLENLPQIMSHLESVTELDSRRSRWVAKAPLGTNVEWEAEIVNDKPGERIGWHSLPGATVDNAGSVQFESMPGGGTRVHVALSYRPPAGVLGAAVAKLFGEEPSQQIAEDLQRFKAAFEGGTAPKN from the coding sequence ATGACCAAAGAGACGAGTAAGACTGATTTCTCGGAGATTGACCAGAACCGTCTACTGAGCGGCGCTGCGGGTGGCGCCCTGCTGATGCTGGGTCTGGGACGCCGTGGCGTGCTGGGCATGGGTATGGCTGCAGTGGGCGGCTACTTGGCGTATAAGGCTGCAACCGGCTCTGATCCGGTGATGGAAGTGGCGGGCCTGGGCAGCAGCAGTGCCGCTGCCAAGCCGATTTTCGTAGAGCATTCGGTCGTCATTGACCGCCCTGCCCAGGATGTGTATGGCTACTGGCGCCGGCTGGAAAACCTGCCCCAGATCATGAGCCACCTCGAAAGCGTGACCGAGCTGGACAGTCGCCGCAGCCGCTGGGTGGCCAAAGCCCCACTGGGCACCAATGTGGAGTGGGAAGCCGAAATTGTGAACGACAAGCCCGGTGAGCGTATTGGCTGGCACTCGCTGCCCGGCGCGACTGTGGATAACGCGGGAAGCGTGCAGTTTGAGAGCATGCCGGGTGGCGGCACCCGCGTCCACGTGGCCCTGAGCTACCGCCCACCCGCCGGTGTCCTGGGCGCCGCTGTCGCCAAGCTGTTCGGCGAAGAACCCAGCCAGCAGATTGCAGAAGATCTGCAGCGCTTCAAGGCCGCCTTCGAGGGCGGTACCGCGCCTAAGAACTGA
- a CDS encoding YkgJ family cysteine cluster protein, which translates to MSPDQTESRGEPVPLGYSPRSAWPRTGRVCTACGACCTAPDIAALVKPLGQPCVHLGADCLCGIYAERPSICRSYSPDWVCGEVALLPTLEERSARFLEIYGLINIKTKP; encoded by the coding sequence ATGTCGCCTGACCAGACCGAATCCAGAGGCGAGCCAGTGCCACTCGGTTATTCGCCTCGCTCGGCCTGGCCGCGAACGGGGCGCGTCTGCACCGCTTGCGGGGCCTGCTGCACGGCGCCAGACATTGCCGCACTGGTCAAGCCGCTGGGTCAGCCGTGCGTGCATCTGGGCGCAGACTGCCTGTGCGGTATCTACGCCGAGCGACCTAGCATTTGCCGCAGCTATAGCCCTGACTGGGTCTGCGGCGAGGTGGCCCTGCTGCCCACACTGGAAGAGCGCTCGGCGCGGTTTCTGGAGATTTATGGGCTCATTAATATAAAAACCAAACCCTAA
- a CDS encoding IS4 family transposase has protein sequence MIAARSINHHDLSPHMPGISTPQAKKRRADRTFRDEQLDMDFFIALLVVHLPPGKVLLSLDRTNWEHGETPINFLVLGAVVHGFTLPLIWVPLDESGNSHTYARMWLVLKLLRVLPAKRWQGLVADREFIGAEWFRFLRRQGIKRAIRIRHSDMLDDTNGKEWFKHVQHGHFHEIDEKVFVFGELMRVVATRSSTGDLVIIATDFSARKTWKLYKQRWSIECTFSSFKMRGFDLERTGMTERSRLQRLFGLVTLAWVFCLRLGVWLGQTQPIPVLKHGRRAVSLVRHGAQHLVDALRWKPKQFMAVLDLLTQPFCPPGAPLDEVVTY, from the coding sequence ATGATTGCCGCGAGGAGCATCAATCATCACGACCTGAGTCCTCACATGCCCGGTATCAGCACGCCGCAAGCCAAGAAAAGAAGGGCGGACCGAACCTTCCGGGATGAGCAGCTGGACATGGACTTTTTCATCGCTCTGCTCGTCGTCCATCTTCCACCGGGGAAGGTGTTGCTGAGTCTGGACCGCACCAACTGGGAGCATGGGGAAACGCCCATCAATTTTCTGGTGCTTGGAGCCGTGGTTCATGGCTTCACCCTGCCCCTGATTTGGGTTCCTCTTGATGAGTCTGGGAACAGCCATACCTATGCCCGTATGTGGCTGGTATTGAAGCTCCTCCGCGTCTTGCCAGCGAAACGCTGGCAAGGCCTGGTGGCTGACCGTGAGTTCATCGGTGCGGAGTGGTTCCGTTTTCTCCGTCGTCAAGGCATCAAGCGGGCGATCCGCATTCGGCACAGCGACATGCTGGACGACACGAATGGGAAGGAATGGTTTAAGCACGTCCAGCACGGTCATTTCCATGAAATCGACGAAAAGGTGTTCGTGTTTGGCGAACTCATGCGGGTGGTCGCGACGAGGTCATCCACAGGTGACCTCGTCATCATTGCCACAGATTTCAGCGCTCGGAAGACCTGGAAGCTGTACAAGCAGCGCTGGTCAATCGAGTGCACCTTCAGCAGCTTCAAGATGCGAGGCTTCGACCTGGAGCGGACTGGGATGACGGAAAGGAGCCGTCTACAGCGGCTCTTTGGCCTGGTGACACTGGCCTGGGTGTTCTGCTTGCGCCTGGGGGTCTGGCTGGGCCAGACCCAGCCCATCCCCGTTCTCAAGCATGGTCGTAGAGCGGTCAGTCTGGTGCGGCACGGTGCTCAGCATCTCGTGGATGCCTTACGGTGGAAACCCAAACAGTTCATGGCTGTCCTAGACCTGTTGACCCAGCCCTTTTGCCCACCAGGAGCGCCTTTAGACGAAGTTGTCACCTACTGA
- a CDS encoding HepT-like ribonuclease domain-containing protein, with protein MTPAKRAAPPPPSAPSRRLRDSSLRAVAARLRSAEEGWRRLGVTRVRVFGSVARGEATDLSDVDLLLDLRPGAGLLDLMAAKDLFEDVLETRIDAMTEGAIKPALRRGILADAVDIMAVPERPHRTHRRKRWRWRVYDLLDSLDRIVDYTAPHDRESFKGDDMAVDAVLRNLSRLGETTKFIPQRQEDLHPEVPWALLRDIRNLVAHDYFGIDLDLVWQTARYELPQLRPLIQAIAEGEEDGPDDSA; from the coding sequence ATGACGCCTGCCAAACGTGCCGCTCCGCCGCCCCCATCTGCACCTTCGCGTAGACTCCGTGACTCCAGCCTCAGGGCCGTGGCTGCCCGGCTCCGCAGCGCCGAGGAGGGGTGGCGGCGGCTGGGGGTGACGCGGGTACGGGTGTTCGGTTCGGTGGCCCGCGGCGAGGCCACTGATCTGAGCGATGTGGACCTATTACTGGACCTGCGTCCCGGTGCGGGCCTGCTGGACTTGATGGCAGCCAAGGATCTGTTTGAGGATGTGCTTGAGACCCGCATAGATGCCATGACTGAAGGCGCCATCAAGCCTGCCCTGCGCCGGGGCATCCTGGCCGACGCTGTGGACATCATGGCGGTGCCGGAGCGCCCGCACCGTACCCACCGCCGCAAACGCTGGCGCTGGCGCGTCTATGACCTGCTGGACTCTTTGGACCGCATCGTGGACTACACGGCCCCGCATGACCGTGAATCGTTCAAGGGCGACGATATGGCCGTAGACGCCGTGCTGCGAAATCTCTCGCGGCTAGGCGAGACGACCAAATTCATTCCCCAGCGCCAGGAAGACCTGCACCCTGAGGTTCCCTGGGCGCTGCTGCGCGACATCCGTAACTTGGTGGCGCACGACTATTTCGGCATAGACCTGGATCTGGTCTGGCAGACGGCCCGCTACGAGCTGCCCCAGTTGCGTCCCTTGATTCAGGCCATCGCTGAGGGTGAGGAGGACGGTCCTGATGACTCTGCCTGA
- the prfB gene encoding peptide chain release factor 2 (programmed frameshift) gives MQELQEKLASLREYLDIPGKERRLNELDHFLADPDLWNDQARARAINQEATSVRGVVEKYRSLRSDLDGLSEMLELAESDEERELLAEEQSGIQARVDDLYRETLFTMKHADTPAIVRVKGGAGGTEAQDWAGMLARMYMRWAERRGFKVDILDEQPGDQAGYQSIEFIIRGEKAYGMMSAEHGVHRLVRVSPFDSNNRRQTSFASVDVVPEVPEEEIDIHIPDSDLRRDVFRSQGSGGQGVNTTDSAVRLTHLPTGIAVACQITRSQIKNHELALQILKQRLYDIEMRKREEEALAARGQQANVEWGSQMRSYVLDKQYIKDHRSGLMQYNPDDVLDGELEDLMWAGLEWKAGKRVAEDGGDDD, from the exons ATGCAAGAACTGCAAGAAAAACTGGCGTCCCTCCGGGAGTATCTT GACATTCCCGGCAAGGAACGCCGCCTGAACGAATTGGATCATTTTCTGGCCGACCCGGACCTGTGGAACGACCAGGCCCGTGCCCGCGCCATCAACCAAGAAGCAACCAGTGTCCGCGGTGTGGTGGAGAAATACCGCAGCCTCCGCTCGGACCTGGACGGCCTGAGCGAGATGCTGGAACTGGCCGAAAGCGACGAGGAGCGCGAGCTGCTGGCCGAGGAGCAGAGTGGCATCCAGGCCCGTGTAGACGACCTGTACCGCGAGACGCTGTTTACCATGAAGCACGCCGATACCCCCGCCATCGTGCGGGTCAAGGGCGGTGCGGGCGGCACCGAGGCGCAGGACTGGGCCGGGATGTTGGCCCGGATGTACATGCGCTGGGCCGAGCGCCGGGGCTTCAAGGTGGATATTCTCGACGAGCAGCCGGGTGATCAGGCCGGGTATCAGTCCATCGAATTCATCATTCGGGGCGAGAAGGCCTACGGCATGATGAGCGCGGAGCACGGGGTTCACCGCCTGGTGCGCGTCTCGCCGTTTGATTCCAACAACCGCCGCCAGACTTCGTTTGCCAGTGTGGACGTGGTTCCCGAAGTGCCCGAAGAGGAAATCGACATTCACATTCCCGATTCGGACCTACGCCGTGACGTGTTTCGCTCGCAGGGTTCGGGCGGGCAGGGGGTGAACACCACCGACTCGGCGGTGCGGCTGACCCACTTGCCTACCGGCATCGCGGTGGCCTGTCAGATTACGCGTTCGCAAATCAAGAACCACGAACTGGCGCTGCAAATTCTCAAGCAGCGACTGTACGACATTGAAATGCGTAAGCGTGAAGAAGAAGCCCTGGCGGCGCGTGGGCAGCAAGCGAACGTGGAGTGGGGCAGCCAGATGCGCTCTTACGTGCTGGACAAGCAGTACATTAAAGACCACCGCTCTGGCCTGATGCAGTACAACCCGGATGACGTGCTGGACGGCGAACTGGAAGACCTGATGTGGGCAGGTCTGGAATGGAAAGCCGGCAAGCGCGTGGCCGAAGACGGCGGCGACGACGACTGA
- a CDS encoding pyridoxal phosphate-dependent aminotransferase gives MTKPSPLASVRQSVQNVAAYPYTPSQARIKLDQNESPYDFPADLKRLALERMAEQPWQRYTDLNTSSLRQGIARLEDWDTDGVVVSSGSNVMIKVLTELAGIGQTVLTTDPTFSVYPLESGLLGANLVKVPVNADLSLPLKALKAELQTRGPGLFVLIQPQAPTGHLDDPATVRELVEVAAGEGWLTVIDEAYHQFAGSDYRELVRECPGVLSLRTFSKAWGLAGLRLGYALAQPELAAQIRKLVPAFSINVLTQTALEVALEHPDYVIQRTQEAISERARMLAALTGHPHWKVWPSRTNFFLLQSGDVASTFRYLEERDVVVRLQKGLPVLGDCLRVSVGTPEENDAFLAAAAEAR, from the coding sequence ATGACCAAGCCCTCGCCGCTCGCCAGCGTCCGCCAGAGCGTGCAAAACGTCGCTGCCTACCCCTACACGCCCAGTCAGGCCCGCATCAAACTGGATCAGAACGAAAGCCCCTACGACTTTCCGGCGGACCTCAAGCGGCTGGCGCTGGAACGTATGGCCGAGCAACCCTGGCAGCGGTACACCGATCTGAACACATCGTCGCTGCGTCAGGGCATTGCTCGGCTGGAGGATTGGGACACGGACGGTGTGGTGGTCAGCTCCGGCAGCAACGTGATGATCAAAGTGCTCACCGAACTGGCTGGCATCGGGCAGACGGTTCTGACCACTGATCCGACTTTTTCGGTGTACCCCTTAGAAAGCGGCTTGCTGGGGGCCAACTTGGTCAAGGTGCCGGTAAATGCTGACCTGTCGCTGCCGCTAAAGGCCCTGAAAGCAGAACTACAGACCCGTGGTCCGGGCCTGTTCGTGCTGATTCAGCCGCAGGCACCGACTGGACATCTGGACGATCCGGCAACGGTGCGGGAACTGGTCGAAGTGGCAGCGGGGGAGGGCTGGCTGACTGTCATTGATGAGGCCTACCACCAGTTTGCCGGCAGTGATTACCGTGAGCTGGTCCGTGAGTGTCCGGGCGTGTTGAGCCTGCGAACCTTTTCCAAGGCCTGGGGCCTGGCGGGCCTGCGCCTGGGCTACGCACTGGCCCAACCCGAGCTGGCGGCGCAGATCCGCAAGCTGGTGCCAGCCTTCTCGATCAATGTGCTGACCCAGACGGCGCTGGAAGTGGCACTGGAACATCCTGACTACGTCATCCAGCGCACCCAGGAAGCCATCAGCGAGCGGGCACGGATGCTGGCCGCGCTGACCGGGCACCCCCACTGGAAAGTCTGGCCCAGCCGGACCAACTTTTTCCTGCTACAAAGCGGGGACGTGGCGTCCACCTTCCGGTATCTGGAGGAGCGGGACGTGGTGGTGCGGCTCCAAAAAGGACTGCCCGTCCTGGGTGATTGCCTGCGGGTCAGCGTGGGCACGCCAGAGGAGAACGATGCTTTTCTGGCCGCTGCTGCCGAAGCTCGCTGA
- a CDS encoding DMT family transporter, which produces MRPTRHAVPRTAPPATVGRWDTWSLAAALITILFWASAFAGVRASLTEFGPGPLALYRFTFASLALGLYALVARIPPPPLRLLLPVTGVSLIGITGYHLLLNYGQVSVPAGTASLIIATVPIMTALLSLGLGQERLSPLGWLGSLISLGGVMLIVLGRGQDMNFTAGALLVLASALASALYFVLQRPLLAQVRPLQFTVWSLIAGTLPMLIFAPELLRELPTAPWQAHLTVLYIGLFPAALAYLTWSYAISRVGAAACTNLMYLTPVLASVIAYLWLGELPTRLTLVGGAIALGGVVLVNTLGRRPAPKQP; this is translated from the coding sequence ATGCGTCCTACACGACACGCTGTTCCCCGCACCGCACCACCCGCGACCGTAGGGCGGTGGGACACCTGGTCCTTGGCCGCTGCACTGATCACCATCCTGTTCTGGGCCTCTGCCTTTGCAGGTGTGCGCGCCAGCCTCACCGAGTTCGGTCCTGGGCCACTGGCGCTGTACCGCTTCACATTTGCCAGCTTGGCCCTGGGGCTGTACGCCCTGGTGGCCCGAATTCCGCCCCCACCTCTCCGGCTGCTGCTGCCGGTGACTGGGGTCAGCCTGATCGGGATCACGGGCTACCACCTGCTGCTGAACTACGGTCAGGTCAGCGTACCTGCTGGAACCGCCAGCCTGATTATCGCGACTGTGCCGATCATGACCGCGCTCCTTTCACTGGGCCTGGGTCAGGAGCGCCTCAGTCCGCTGGGATGGCTGGGCAGCCTGATCAGCCTGGGCGGGGTCATGCTGATCGTGCTGGGACGCGGGCAGGACATGAACTTCACAGCGGGGGCGCTGCTGGTCCTGGCCTCGGCACTGGCCAGTGCACTGTACTTTGTGCTGCAACGACCGCTGCTGGCCCAGGTCCGGCCACTGCAGTTCACGGTCTGGAGCCTGATCGCCGGCACCTTGCCGATGCTGATCTTTGCACCGGAGCTGCTGCGCGAGCTGCCCACTGCGCCCTGGCAAGCCCACCTGACCGTGCTGTATATCGGGCTGTTTCCAGCGGCGCTGGCCTACCTGACCTGGAGCTACGCCATCTCGCGGGTGGGGGCCGCCGCCTGCACCAACCTGATGTACCTGACTCCGGTGCTCGCGTCAGTCATCGCCTACCTGTGGCTGGGCGAACTGCCGACCCGCCTGACCCTAGTGGGCGGGGCCATCGCACTGGGCGGCGTGGTGCTGGTCAACACGCTGGGGCGGCGGCCTGCGCCTAAACAGCCCTGA
- a CDS encoding IS630 family transposase translates to MEWQPNQYSRAQLEERRLAATEWLQQGSHTHREIAAHFGVSVLTVTSWSARLRKKGSLQATVSSGRPARLTESQHDQLRTLLQEGALQHGFPDETWTTKRVAELIGRHFDVWYHHDHVRKILRKLGFSPQMPDGRAAERNELRIASWREQVLPELEKKVAEGATIIYLDEVGFSLKGVQRRTWGVRGVTPLVKLRANWEKLSTIGAITSDGRFFQHTISGAIRSREVIRFFGHILRQVQGNIVVVLDNARIHHAKVTQAFVGSHERLSLIFLPPYAPELNPIELVWAYVKRNVLGNFCAHSIRALKKRLVTAWQRVRYIHLPRQLMDANLRRYQ, encoded by the coding sequence ATGGAATGGCAACCGAACCAATATTCTCGTGCCCAACTTGAGGAGCGGCGCCTGGCTGCTACCGAGTGGCTGCAGCAAGGCAGCCACACACACCGCGAAATCGCTGCTCACTTTGGCGTCTCCGTGCTCACGGTGACTTCTTGGAGTGCTCGGCTCAGAAAGAAGGGAAGCTTGCAAGCGACGGTCAGCTCTGGTCGTCCTGCTCGACTGACTGAGTCTCAGCACGACCAGCTTCGCACCCTCCTGCAGGAGGGTGCTCTGCAGCATGGGTTTCCTGACGAAACCTGGACGACAAAACGTGTGGCAGAGCTCATCGGGCGGCACTTTGATGTGTGGTACCACCATGATCACGTCCGCAAAATCCTGCGCAAGTTGGGTTTCAGCCCACAGATGCCAGATGGGCGGGCCGCTGAGCGGAACGAACTTCGGATCGCATCCTGGCGGGAACAGGTGCTGCCGGAGTTGGAAAAAAAGGTCGCTGAGGGAGCCACAATCATCTATCTGGATGAAGTCGGATTCTCTCTGAAAGGAGTCCAGCGACGGACATGGGGGGTGAGGGGCGTCACGCCCCTGGTCAAGCTCAGAGCAAACTGGGAGAAGCTTTCAACGATTGGGGCGATCACTTCAGATGGACGATTCTTCCAGCACACAATATCCGGAGCGATCCGGAGTAGAGAAGTCATACGATTCTTTGGGCACATCCTGCGCCAAGTTCAGGGGAACATCGTCGTGGTGCTGGACAATGCGAGAATTCATCACGCGAAAGTAACCCAGGCGTTCGTGGGTTCCCACGAACGCCTCTCTCTGATCTTTCTGCCTCCGTATGCTCCAGAGTTGAACCCGATCGAGTTGGTGTGGGCCTACGTCAAGCGCAATGTGTTGGGGAACTTTTGTGCCCACTCCATAAGAGCGCTGAAAAAGAGGCTTGTCACCGCCTGGCAGCGGGTCCGCTATATTCACCTGCCCCGTCAGCTTATGGACGCCAACTTACGCCGTTATCAATAA
- a CDS encoding serine/threonine-protein kinase yields MSNPPTISGYRITRPLGRGATARVYLADDRQGRQVALKVLLPEDERQEYPDAAGMFANEVRMTMQLTHDHLVRGYGGQGFDEGAYLALEYFPQGALDSLVQPGRPLPPEQAARILRGVAEGLDYMHRQGAVHQDVKAQNIYLDGDRAVLADLGCSYMMGQGGRVGGSPFYMAPEIYRGEEATAASDVYSLGVLAYEVLAGQRPFEGDDYNELMAQHLNAMPPSLAHLAPELPRLVARTLQQALAKNPDDRPDLLEVMAALNEWLGADVEVGARPEPAAPSGPVLGRHAAPQHEASAPVLTEPESETDAAPGLLARWNPFRKKG; encoded by the coding sequence ATGAGTAACCCCCCCACCATTTCCGGATACCGCATTACACGGCCACTGGGCCGGGGAGCCACAGCACGGGTTTATCTGGCTGATGACCGCCAGGGGCGTCAGGTGGCGCTGAAGGTCCTGTTGCCTGAGGATGAACGCCAGGAATATCCCGACGCTGCCGGAATGTTCGCCAATGAGGTCCGTATGACCATGCAGCTCACGCACGACCATCTGGTGCGCGGCTATGGGGGGCAGGGATTCGATGAGGGAGCGTATCTGGCGCTGGAGTATTTTCCCCAGGGGGCCTTGGATAGCCTGGTCCAGCCAGGTCGGCCCCTCCCGCCTGAGCAGGCAGCCAGGATTCTGCGGGGAGTGGCCGAGGGCCTGGACTATATGCACCGCCAGGGCGCAGTGCATCAGGATGTCAAGGCGCAGAACATTTACCTGGATGGCGACCGTGCCGTACTGGCCGATCTGGGCTGTTCCTACATGATGGGGCAGGGGGGCCGGGTGGGCGGGAGTCCGTTTTACATGGCGCCCGAAATCTACCGGGGCGAAGAGGCAACAGCCGCCAGCGACGTGTATTCGCTGGGGGTGCTGGCCTACGAAGTGCTGGCGGGCCAACGCCCCTTTGAGGGTGACGATTACAACGAACTGATGGCCCAGCACCTCAATGCGATGCCGCCTTCCCTGGCACATTTGGCTCCAGAGCTGCCACGCCTGGTGGCCCGCACCCTGCAACAAGCCCTGGCCAAGAATCCTGACGACCGTCCCGACTTACTTGAGGTGATGGCTGCGCTGAATGAATGGTTGGGCGCTGATGTTGAGGTAGGCGCACGGCCCGAACCTGCTGCGCCGAGTGGCCCAGTGCTGGGCCGTCATGCTGCGCCGCAGCATGAAGCCTCAGCGCCAGTACTGACCGAACCTGAGTCTGAAACGGATGCCGCGCCGGGCCTGCTGGCACGTTGGAATCCATTTCGCAAAAAAGGGTGA